The following proteins come from a genomic window of Natronosalvus vescus:
- a CDS encoding ArsA family ATPase yields MSGLEVDPVDEEAEAEATGETNTIEVTPTDSVDDGPADPVQDADEDRQTIDVEPTDDPVDGPSYVLYGGKGGVGKTTMAAATALDSARRGTRTLVVSTDPAHSLSDTFETDIGPKPEPLDDEIPLYAAEIDPDAALEEGQAAFAAEGGPDALGGLGQFMGEESPMEMLFGGAMPGSDEAVAMQTLLEYLDDDRFDRVVVDTAPTGHTLRLLQLPEIMDTMMGRIISFRQRVGSMVDGLKGMFGGPMDEEPDGMEDLEVLRARIERLRAVLRDPERTDFRIVMVPEEMSVLESKRLRSQLEEFEIPVGTVVVNRVMEPLAEVTDDVEGEFLQPDLESCAFCQRRWDVQQNALMEAQELFRGTDVRRVPLFADEVKGEAMLEVVAACLR; encoded by the coding sequence ATGAGCGGACTCGAGGTCGATCCCGTCGACGAAGAGGCGGAAGCCGAGGCGACGGGCGAAACCAACACGATCGAAGTAACGCCGACGGATTCCGTCGACGACGGCCCGGCCGACCCCGTACAAGACGCAGACGAGGATCGTCAGACGATCGACGTCGAACCCACGGACGACCCCGTCGACGGCCCGTCGTACGTCCTCTACGGCGGGAAAGGTGGCGTCGGCAAGACGACGATGGCGGCTGCCACCGCGCTGGACAGCGCTCGCCGCGGAACGCGGACGCTCGTCGTCTCCACCGACCCCGCACACTCCCTCTCCGACACTTTCGAGACCGACATCGGTCCGAAACCGGAGCCACTGGACGACGAGATCCCACTCTACGCCGCCGAGATCGACCCCGACGCGGCCCTCGAGGAGGGGCAGGCCGCGTTCGCGGCCGAAGGCGGGCCGGACGCCCTGGGAGGCCTCGGCCAGTTCATGGGCGAGGAGTCCCCGATGGAGATGCTCTTCGGCGGCGCCATGCCCGGCTCCGACGAGGCCGTCGCGATGCAAACCCTCCTCGAGTACCTCGACGACGATCGGTTCGATCGTGTCGTCGTCGACACGGCACCCACGGGCCACACCCTCCGACTGCTCCAGCTCCCGGAGATCATGGACACGATGATGGGGCGAATCATCAGCTTCCGCCAGCGCGTCGGCAGCATGGTCGATGGCCTCAAAGGAATGTTCGGCGGCCCGATGGACGAAGAACCCGACGGTATGGAAGATCTCGAGGTGCTCAGAGCGCGCATCGAGCGCCTCCGAGCCGTCCTCCGCGACCCCGAGCGTACCGACTTCCGGATCGTCATGGTGCCCGAGGAGATGAGCGTGCTCGAATCGAAGCGCCTGCGCAGTCAGCTCGAGGAGTTCGAGATTCCCGTCGGCACCGTCGTCGTCAACCGCGTGATGGAGCCACTCGCGGAGGTGACCGACGACGTAGAGGGCGAGTTCCTCCAGCCCGACCTCGAGTCCTGTGCGTTCTGTCAGCGTCGCTGGGACGTCCAGCAAAACGCGCTCATGGAAGCCCAGGAGCTCTTTCGGGGTACCGACGTCCGGCGGGTGCCGCTGTTCGCCGACGAGGTGAAAGGGGAGGCGATGCTCGAGGTCGTCGCTGCCTGTTTGCGGTAA
- a CDS encoding thiamine pyrophosphate-dependent enzyme, producing MSAFNAIGDDREIDRNEFTPGLEPQPTWCPGCGDFGVLKALKQALPEVGLTPEEVLTVTGIGCSGKLNSYLDTYGFHTIHGRSLPVARAAKLANDGLEVIAAGGDGDGYGIGGNHFMHTARENHDMTYIVFNNEVFGLTKGQTSPTSPKGHTSKTTPHGNAKSPIRPLSLALTSGATYIARTAAVNPNQAKEIIKEAIEHDGFAHIDFLTQCPTWNKDARQYVPYVDVQESDDYDFDVHDRQEAQEMMFETENALYEGTVLTGRYFVDERPSYQQQKKELGEMPEEPLAERYFDEDAEWERSYDLLERHK from the coding sequence ATGAGTGCATTCAACGCAATCGGAGACGACCGCGAGATCGACCGTAACGAGTTTACGCCCGGTCTCGAGCCCCAGCCGACCTGGTGTCCAGGATGCGGTGACTTCGGCGTCCTCAAGGCGCTGAAACAGGCGCTTCCGGAAGTCGGACTCACCCCCGAGGAAGTCCTGACCGTCACCGGAATCGGTTGCTCGGGCAAGCTGAACAGCTACCTCGACACATACGGGTTCCACACGATCCACGGCCGCTCGCTGCCGGTTGCTCGCGCCGCAAAACTCGCGAACGACGGCCTCGAGGTCATCGCCGCCGGCGGTGACGGCGACGGCTACGGGATCGGTGGCAACCACTTCATGCACACGGCTCGAGAGAACCACGACATGACCTACATCGTGTTCAACAACGAGGTCTTCGGCCTGACGAAGGGCCAGACCTCGCCGACGAGCCCGAAAGGCCACACGTCGAAGACGACGCCGCACGGTAACGCCAAGTCGCCGATCCGGCCGCTCTCGCTGGCGCTGACCTCGGGGGCGACCTACATCGCTCGTACCGCGGCGGTGAACCCGAACCAGGCCAAAGAGATCATCAAGGAGGCCATCGAGCACGACGGCTTCGCGCACATCGACTTCCTGACCCAATGTCCGACCTGGAACAAGGACGCCCGCCAGTACGTCCCGTACGTCGACGTCCAGGAGTCCGACGACTACGACTTCGACGTCCACGACCGTCAGGAGGCCCAGGAGATGATGTTCGAGACCGAAAACGCGCTCTACGAGGGTACCGTCCTCACTGGCCGGTACTTCGTCGACGAACGCCCGTCCTACCAGCAACAGAAGAAGGAGCTGGGCGAGATGCCCGAAGAGCCGCTCGCGGAGCGGTACTTCGACGAGGACGCCGAGTGGGAGCGCAGCTACGACCTGCTCGAGCGACACAAGTAG
- a CDS encoding nuclear transport factor 2 family protein yields MPAEAPDERTTDDSAAGSPETDANLESHIRRYYERVDAEDIEGLLELFAPDVTYYRPGQDVIDGKADLRAFYEEGRPLEDGSHDLEMVLVDPDRRAVAVRGRFSGVQGGESVEFGFADHHEFDANGLITTRHTYTDRDSV; encoded by the coding sequence ATGCCCGCCGAAGCACCCGATGAGAGGACGACGGACGACAGCGCTGCCGGGTCACCCGAGACTGATGCGAATCTCGAGTCGCACATCAGGCGCTACTACGAGCGCGTCGACGCCGAGGATATCGAAGGCTTGCTCGAGCTGTTCGCCCCTGACGTCACCTACTACCGACCGGGCCAGGACGTGATCGACGGGAAAGCCGACCTCCGGGCGTTCTACGAGGAGGGTCGCCCCCTCGAGGACGGCAGCCACGACCTCGAGATGGTGCTCGTCGACCCGGATCGTCGAGCGGTTGCCGTTCGAGGTCGGTTTTCGGGCGTGCAGGGGGGCGAATCGGTCGAGTTTGGCTTCGCCGATCATCACGAGTTCGACGCAAACGGCCTGATCACGACCCGCCACACTTACACCGATCGAGATTCGGTGTGA
- a CDS encoding CinA family protein: MDDSNSATGGNESPTDGLSTPANRSATADLESDLETAIDLASSLGDRLRARGDTLAVAESCTGGLLGGALTAVPGSSDYFESGHTVYAYEAKRRHLAVSRESLDEHGAVSEAVALEMARGVRDVADVTWGVAITGVAGPGGGSPDAPVGTVYVGVAYAGPWGTESSYAHARRHHFDGDRRAVRHQSVTVALEAVVEVLEDTPDESA, encoded by the coding sequence ATGGACGACTCCAATAGCGCGACCGGCGGAAACGAGTCACCGACCGATGGCTTGTCGACGCCGGCGAACCGATCCGCCACGGCGGACCTCGAGTCCGACCTCGAGACGGCTATCGACCTGGCGTCGTCGCTCGGCGACCGGCTTCGTGCGCGAGGAGACACGCTCGCCGTCGCCGAATCCTGCACCGGCGGGTTACTCGGTGGCGCCCTGACGGCCGTCCCGGGCTCGAGCGACTACTTCGAGAGCGGGCACACGGTCTACGCCTACGAGGCGAAACGCCGCCACCTGGCCGTCTCCCGGGAGTCCCTCGACGAACACGGTGCCGTCTCCGAAGCGGTCGCCCTCGAGATGGCCCGCGGCGTTCGGGACGTGGCCGACGTCACCTGGGGAGTGGCGATCACCGGGGTCGCCGGCCCGGGCGGTGGTTCCCCGGATGCGCCCGTTGGAACGGTGTACGTCGGCGTAGCGTACGCCGGCCCGTGGGGAACCGAATCTTCGTATGCACACGCACGTCGACATCACTTCGACGGCGACCGACGCGCCGTTCGTCACCAGAGCGTGACCGTGGCACTCGAGGCCGTGGTCGAGGTGCTCGAGGACACACCAGACGAGTCGGCATAG
- a CDS encoding pyridoxal phosphate-dependent aminotransferase, translating to MEYETPLFFHVMGYAARADRDVVDMVSGNPDWEPPTALREALHEYADLDSDHFQYPPSEGLRELREEVAARRGVDVEQVVITNGAGEANYLAMARALERDAGEEIILTDPVYPYYPGKTTMLGGTPRFVETAADGQLDPEDVRKVANEQTAAIVVNTPNNPTGAVYPESTVRELVAIAEEYDAIAVIDEVYDHYDLSGTFTSALTVDSDHRIVTNAFSKSMAITGFRVGYAIFPLHLVENAKSRHMLVNVAGSYPSQYAVLQALRETEPAYYEANRDLLRERVDSFTAALEAAGAEYTRPEGSFYVMARFEGYPGTLENVERLIDEAGVAGMPGEAFGTARDDWLRFALVTPRLEEAADRLAAYFE from the coding sequence ATGGAGTACGAGACGCCACTGTTTTTCCACGTGATGGGCTACGCCGCTCGAGCGGATCGAGACGTCGTCGACATGGTCAGCGGCAACCCGGACTGGGAGCCCCCGACCGCGCTCCGGGAGGCGCTTCACGAGTACGCCGACCTGGACAGTGACCACTTCCAGTACCCGCCGAGCGAAGGATTGCGGGAGCTTCGAGAGGAGGTCGCCGCCCGACGCGGCGTCGACGTCGAGCAGGTCGTCATCACCAACGGGGCCGGCGAGGCGAACTACCTCGCGATGGCGCGAGCGCTCGAGCGCGACGCCGGAGAGGAGATCATTCTGACCGATCCAGTCTACCCGTACTACCCCGGCAAGACGACGATGCTCGGGGGGACGCCCCGGTTCGTCGAGACGGCTGCGGACGGCCAACTCGACCCCGAAGACGTCCGAAAAGTCGCGAACGAGCAAACGGCGGCCATCGTCGTGAACACCCCCAATAACCCGACTGGAGCGGTCTATCCCGAATCGACGGTGCGCGAACTCGTCGCCATCGCCGAGGAGTACGACGCCATCGCGGTGATCGACGAGGTGTACGACCACTACGACCTCTCGGGAACGTTCACGAGCGCGCTCACCGTCGACTCCGACCACCGGATCGTCACGAACGCGTTCTCGAAGTCGATGGCGATCACGGGCTTCCGGGTCGGCTACGCCATCTTCCCGCTCCACCTCGTCGAGAACGCCAAGAGCCGCCACATGCTGGTGAACGTCGCCGGGAGCTACCCCTCCCAGTACGCCGTCTTGCAGGCGCTTCGTGAGACCGAACCAGCGTACTACGAGGCCAACCGCGACCTCCTCCGCGAGCGCGTCGACTCCTTCACCGCGGCGCTCGAGGCCGCCGGTGCCGAGTACACTCGTCCCGAGGGCTCATTTTACGTGATGGCTCGCTTCGAGGGCTACCCGGGGACTCTCGAGAACGTCGAGCGACTGATCGACGAGGCGGGCGTGGCCGGCATGCCCGGCGAAGCGTTCGGCACCGCTCGCGACGACTGGCTTCGCTTCGCACTGGTGACGCCGCGCCTCGAGGAGGCTGCCGATCGGCTGGCGGCCTATTTCGAGTGA
- a CDS encoding ABC transporter ATP-binding protein has protein sequence MSSHSRHVSDGRDEGREPPAVIELENVSKEFALEDSLLDRLMGTRTTITAVSNVSLTAYEGETLGIVGESGSGKSTLANLITGLHTATQGTVRINGEEVRSVTRRSPELLADVGVIFQNAKSSIDPRLTVRQAIAEPLKTQGDGRTERQQRIAELLELVNLSERYADRYAHELSGGQAQRVAIARAIATEPRVLILDEPVSALDVSVKGSIINLLMRLQRELGLTYVIISHDLSVVKHIADRIAVMYLGELMEVGSAEPLFETPAHPYTKALLEAIPDTDPTTSVLDAFVLEGDVPSPVDPPSGCVFHTRCPIAEDRCRSEVPPAVDVETSASKCHFAERVRTEQDGVQTP, from the coding sequence ATGAGTTCCCACTCCAGGCACGTGAGCGACGGGCGTGACGAGGGTCGTGAACCACCGGCCGTCATCGAACTCGAGAACGTCTCGAAAGAGTTCGCACTCGAGGATTCGCTGCTCGACCGACTCATGGGCACGCGGACGACGATAACAGCCGTTTCGAACGTCTCGCTCACGGCGTACGAGGGTGAGACACTCGGAATCGTCGGGGAGAGTGGCAGCGGGAAGTCGACGCTCGCGAACCTGATCACCGGTTTGCACACCGCTACGCAGGGGACAGTACGAATCAACGGTGAAGAAGTTCGTTCGGTGACGCGTCGGTCGCCGGAGTTGCTCGCCGACGTCGGCGTTATCTTCCAGAACGCGAAATCGAGTATCGATCCTCGGCTGACCGTGCGCCAAGCGATCGCCGAACCGCTCAAGACGCAGGGGGACGGCCGTACCGAGCGCCAGCAGCGCATCGCAGAGTTACTCGAGTTGGTGAACCTCTCGGAGCGGTACGCGGATCGATACGCACACGAACTCTCCGGTGGCCAGGCTCAGCGCGTGGCGATCGCCAGGGCGATCGCCACGGAGCCACGCGTCCTGATACTCGACGAACCGGTCTCAGCACTCGACGTCTCGGTGAAAGGAAGCATCATCAACCTACTGATGCGATTACAGCGTGAACTCGGTCTCACGTACGTCATCATCAGCCACGACCTGAGCGTCGTCAAACACATCGCCGACCGAATCGCGGTGATGTACCTGGGCGAGTTGATGGAAGTCGGATCGGCCGAACCGCTCTTCGAGACGCCAGCACACCCGTACACGAAGGCGCTGCTCGAGGCGATTCCGGACACGGATCCGACCACGTCGGTTCTCGACGCTTTCGTGCTCGAGGGCGACGTGCCGAGCCCCGTGGATCCGCCGAGTGGCTGCGTGTTCCACACGCGGTGTCCCATCGCCGAAGATCGGTGTCGGAGTGAGGTGCCACCGGCCGTGGACGTCGAAACCAGTGCGTCCAAGTGTCACTTCGCAGAACGTGTACGTACCGAACAGGACGGAGTTCAGACCCCATGA
- a CDS encoding cation diffusion facilitator family transporter: MSERLIVILVAFVANVALASLKFVAFLLTGSPSMLAETYHSISDTGNQILLLVGLYYSRKQADSRHPFGYGKASFFYAFLVSVLLFAIAGWESLKHGVGTLQHGAVLASGTVTIGEWSFPAVSLAYLVLVATIIIEGFSYWRARVALEEEAETRGWQSFREAFAKTSDTPVLAVLTENAVAVAGGAIALVAIVLSQVTGNPVFDALGAVLIGLLLMGFALALGIENKRLLIGEGLSRRHLEPLESIVNGHPGVVDVPELRTVYFGPDSVLVTADVAFDPDLDTEEIDARITEIETALIDQEPLIEKVYIEPEIVAE; this comes from the coding sequence ATATCCGAGCGACTCATCGTAATTCTCGTGGCGTTCGTTGCCAACGTCGCCCTCGCGTCCCTCAAATTCGTCGCCTTTCTGCTCACCGGCAGTCCGTCCATGCTGGCGGAAACGTACCACTCCATTTCGGACACCGGCAATCAAATTCTCCTGCTCGTCGGGCTCTACTACAGCCGAAAACAGGCCGACAGTCGTCATCCCTTCGGGTACGGGAAAGCGAGTTTCTTCTACGCCTTTCTCGTGTCAGTGCTCCTGTTCGCCATTGCGGGCTGGGAGAGCCTCAAACACGGCGTTGGTACCCTCCAGCACGGTGCCGTCCTGGCCAGCGGAACTGTAACGATCGGCGAATGGTCGTTCCCTGCGGTGTCTCTTGCCTACCTCGTGCTGGTTGCCACGATCATCATAGAAGGGTTCTCCTACTGGCGAGCGCGTGTCGCCCTCGAGGAGGAGGCCGAAACGCGTGGTTGGCAAAGTTTCAGGGAGGCGTTCGCGAAGACGAGCGATACGCCCGTGCTCGCCGTCCTCACCGAAAATGCAGTCGCCGTCGCAGGTGGGGCAATCGCGCTCGTCGCCATCGTCCTCTCACAGGTGACTGGAAACCCGGTGTTCGACGCGCTCGGCGCGGTACTCATCGGCCTCCTGTTGATGGGGTTCGCCCTCGCGCTCGGCATCGAGAACAAACGTCTGTTGATCGGCGAAGGATTGTCCAGGCGCCACCTGGAGCCACTCGAGTCCATCGTGAACGGCCATCCGGGCGTCGTCGACGTACCCGAACTGCGAACCGTCTACTTCGGCCCGGATAGCGTCCTCGTGACCGCGGACGTGGCGTTCGATCCCGACCTGGATACCGAGGAGATCGACGCTCGCATCACCGAGATCGAAACGGCGCTCATCGATCAGGAGCCGTTAATCGAAAAGGTCTACATCGAACCGGAAATCGTCGCGGAGTGA
- the nikB gene encoding nickel ABC transporter permease, which yields MWKFVLQRSVSAVFVLFGVSVLTFLLVFFTPGDPAETILRQQMGGQTPSAEAIQQFRSDQGLNDPIPVQYVDWVTSILQGDLGQSYHSDSSVTQLIIDNLWPTFELALAGMAVALLIAVPTGVISAVHKGGRLDYGSQLAALLGLSMPNFWLGYLLMLVFAIYLSVLPTSGYGTIDQLVLPAITLGTGMAAIITRLLRSSMLEVLDEEYIRTARSKGLRERIVVYKHALRNALIPVITIVGLQFGYLLNGAVIIEIVFQRPGLGRLLIDSIFARDYPIVQGLVLVIAVLFVVTNFLVDVAYRYVDPRISFEGAPK from the coding sequence ATGTGGAAATTCGTACTTCAACGATCCGTCTCGGCGGTTTTCGTTCTCTTCGGCGTGTCTGTACTGACGTTTCTCCTCGTATTTTTCACGCCAGGAGATCCAGCCGAGACGATTCTCCGACAACAGATGGGGGGACAAACGCCCTCGGCCGAAGCGATCCAGCAGTTTCGGTCAGACCAGGGGTTAAACGACCCCATCCCCGTTCAGTACGTCGACTGGGTGACGAGCATCCTCCAGGGTGACCTGGGGCAATCGTACCACAGTGACTCCTCCGTCACGCAGTTGATCATCGACAACCTCTGGCCGACGTTCGAACTGGCACTCGCCGGGATGGCCGTTGCACTCCTCATCGCCGTTCCCACCGGCGTCATTAGCGCCGTCCACAAAGGCGGTCGCCTCGATTACGGCAGCCAGTTGGCTGCCCTGCTGGGATTGTCGATGCCCAACTTCTGGCTCGGGTACCTGCTCATGCTCGTCTTCGCAATTTATCTGAGCGTCCTCCCGACCTCCGGATACGGAACGATCGACCAACTCGTCCTTCCGGCGATCACCCTCGGAACCGGCATGGCGGCGATCATCACCCGCCTCCTCCGCTCGTCGATGCTCGAGGTACTGGACGAAGAGTACATCAGAACGGCTCGTTCGAAGGGGCTTCGCGAACGAATCGTCGTCTACAAACACGCGCTTCGAAACGCGCTAATCCCGGTGATCACGATCGTCGGCCTCCAGTTTGGCTACCTGCTGAACGGGGCCGTCATCATCGAAATCGTGTTTCAACGTCCTGGACTCGGTCGGTTACTCATCGATTCCATCTTCGCCCGGGATTATCCGATCGTTCAGGGTCTCGTGCTCGTGATCGCCGTACTGTTCGTCGTCACGAACTTCCTCGTCGACGTCGCCTATCGCTACGTCGACCCCCGAATCTCGTTTGAAGGTGCCCCAAAATGA
- the nikC gene encoding nickel transporter permease codes for MTDADDTTVASASTSTRRTRLRSLYHSRKARQFRSNTLNVIGLVIVLAIIGSALFAPFLTPYDPTEQNLENRLESPSLEHPMGTDQLGRDILTRLVYGAQISLRIGVIVVAISLAIGTVVGVTAGYAGGYVDEVLMRFVDILLAFPGLLLALVIAGILGPSLTNIMIALAVVGWTRYARVIRGSVLSVKEQEYIKASQLMGVSRVRIVGRHILPNVIGPVVVLATIDMAGVILGTAGLSFLGLGAQPPTPEWGTMISEGRNYLQDAWWVVNFPGMAIMLAVLGFNLLGDGLRDVLDPRDTDTVQNKGL; via the coding sequence ATGACTGACGCTGACGATACCACGGTCGCCTCCGCGTCGACGTCGACCAGACGTACACGGCTGCGGTCGCTGTATCACTCCCGTAAGGCCCGGCAGTTCCGATCGAACACGCTAAACGTCATCGGACTGGTCATCGTACTCGCGATCATCGGCAGTGCACTCTTCGCACCGTTTCTGACGCCGTACGATCCAACCGAGCAAAACCTGGAGAACCGGCTTGAATCGCCGTCGCTCGAACATCCGATGGGAACTGACCAACTGGGCCGTGACATCCTCACGAGACTGGTATACGGAGCGCAGATTTCACTTCGGATCGGCGTTATCGTCGTCGCAATTTCGCTCGCAATCGGCACGGTAGTTGGCGTCACCGCCGGATACGCCGGAGGCTATGTGGATGAGGTGTTGATGCGATTTGTCGACATCCTGCTGGCGTTTCCGGGGCTATTGCTCGCCCTCGTGATCGCTGGCATCCTCGGCCCCAGTCTGACGAACATCATGATCGCACTGGCCGTCGTCGGCTGGACGCGGTACGCTCGCGTGATACGCGGGAGCGTCCTCTCGGTCAAAGAACAGGAGTACATCAAAGCCAGTCAGTTGATGGGCGTCAGTCGGGTCAGAATCGTCGGGCGACACATCCTCCCGAACGTCATCGGACCAGTGGTCGTCCTCGCCACCATCGATATGGCCGGCGTGATCCTCGGAACGGCCGGGCTGTCGTTCCTCGGGCTCGGTGCCCAGCCGCCGACCCCCGAGTGGGGAACGATGATCTCCGAGGGGCGAAACTACCTCCAGGACGCCTGGTGGGTCGTGAACTTCCCGGGGATGGCGATCATGCTCGCCGTTCTCGGGTTCAACTTGCTCGGTGACGGACTCAGGGACGTCCTCGATCCGCGTGACACGGATACGGTTCAAAACAAGGGGCTCTAA
- a CDS encoding heavy-metal-associated domain-containing protein → MAQTITVTGMSCGGCESTVESALEELDGVSAVSADNESDSVTVEGDADTDAIVAAIEDAGYEPAV, encoded by the coding sequence ATGGCACAAACCATTACGGTAACCGGTATGAGTTGTGGCGGCTGTGAATCGACGGTCGAATCGGCACTCGAGGAACTAGACGGCGTCTCCGCCGTCTCGGCGGACAACGAATCGGACAGCGTCACCGTCGAAGGCGACGCCGATACGGACGCCATCGTCGCCGCGATCGAAGACGCTGGCTACGAACCCGCCGTCTAA
- a CDS encoding ABC transporter ATP-binding protein: MTEPLLSVDNLHTHFDTYDGTVHAVNGVSFEIEPGEIVGIVGESGSGKSVTALSTMRLEDPGRIVEGSIRFQGTELTTATDREIRQLRGSGLSMVFQDPMTTLNPVFTVSEQIVESLKVHDNPEAQTLREYLRIPFFHDRTDWRKKRDRVVELMEEVGIPNPAERLDAYPHEFSGGMRQRAMLAIALASEPDLLIADEPTTALDVTIQAQILKIIARLREEHGMSVVMITHDLGVVADICDRVIVMYGGEIMEHGPVEQIIRNPQHPYTQALLECMPQETPRKEKLETIEGQVPAQLGGISGCPFASRCDYAHEVCWSGDMPTVDCGESHQAKCCELQRVNDGETAAHSSNTGGGQ; the protein is encoded by the coding sequence ATGACAGAACCACTGCTTTCGGTCGACAACCTGCACACGCACTTCGACACGTACGACGGTACCGTTCACGCCGTAAACGGCGTGAGTTTCGAGATCGAACCCGGCGAAATCGTCGGCATCGTCGGCGAGAGCGGGAGCGGGAAATCCGTCACCGCGCTCTCGACGATGCGACTCGAGGATCCCGGCCGGATCGTCGAGGGGTCGATTCGGTTTCAGGGAACGGAACTGACGACCGCGACCGACCGCGAGATCCGCCAGCTCAGGGGCAGCGGACTCTCGATGGTGTTTCAGGATCCGATGACGACGCTCAATCCCGTCTTCACGGTGAGCGAACAGATCGTCGAATCCCTGAAAGTCCACGACAACCCTGAGGCGCAAACGCTCCGTGAGTACCTCCGGATCCCGTTCTTCCACGATCGGACGGACTGGCGCAAAAAGCGCGATCGAGTCGTCGAGTTAATGGAAGAAGTCGGCATTCCAAACCCGGCCGAGCGCCTCGACGCCTACCCCCACGAGTTCTCCGGAGGGATGCGTCAGCGAGCCATGCTGGCAATCGCGCTCGCGAGCGAACCGGATCTGTTGATCGCCGACGAGCCAACCACCGCTCTCGACGTCACGATTCAGGCCCAGATCCTCAAGATCATCGCCCGACTTCGCGAAGAGCACGGCATGTCAGTCGTGATGATCACCCACGACCTGGGCGTCGTCGCCGACATTTGCGATCGCGTGATCGTGATGTACGGCGGTGAGATAATGGAGCACGGTCCGGTCGAACAGATCATACGCAATCCACAGCACCCCTACACGCAGGCCCTGCTCGAGTGTATGCCTCAAGAGACTCCACGCAAAGAGAAACTGGAGACGATCGAGGGACAGGTACCCGCACAACTCGGTGGGATCAGCGGCTGTCCGTTCGCATCACGGTGTGACTACGCACACGAGGTGTGCTGGAGTGGAGACATGCCGACCGTCGACTGCGGTGAGAGTCACCAGGCGAAGTGCTGTGAACTGCAGCGTGTCAACGACGGAGAGACCGCCGCACACTCTTCCAACACAGGAGGGGGACAATGA